In Methanomicrobia archaeon, one genomic interval encodes:
- a CDS encoding HAD family hydrolase gives MGGERGEFAVSHDKSWYQQTVEQVFEQLAANPEGLTAAEAQARLQQYGYNELPIKKRSSFTKFILQFHNSLIYVLLAAALTTTFLDMLMDTVVILAVVFANTIIGFIQEKKADAAAEALRKLMSLECRVIRGRREMRIPARELVPGDIVLLEEGDKVPADLRLFRSKNLYADEATLTGESVPVSKTTEPIARPGLPPADQRCMAFSSTFITRGSGRGIVVGTGKDAEIGRIAELTQETEELATPLTRKMAHFTRLLVITILTIAALNFILAVIFGFPPVYSFLASVSLAVAAIPEGLPAILTITLAFGAMTMARRHALVKNLPAAETLGVTTVICSDKTGTLTRNQMTVSRIYAGGGRFSVTGSGYEPKGEFLCEDCTIEPKKGHDELRETLKAGYLCNNAGLEYDRETKRYSIIGDPTEGALVVSARKAGLATERAKLDEIPFSSEQQYMATLQEGTDGNHIYVKGAPERILAMCENQLIEDRERPLRRDEIARAAEEFAGNALRVLGMAYKRVPREKKVLEPQDVTGLTFLGLQGMSDPPRDEVIDAVAACKRAGIRVVMITGDHAQTAKAIAQQIGIATESDRVLTGAELERISDDELFELVGSVSIYARAAPEHKFRITRQLQLLGHITAVTGDGVNDAPALKAADIGIAMGISGTEVSKGAADIILTDDNFASIVAAVEEGRYVYDNIRKVILYLLPTNGGQALLILGAILLAPFIAIFNPHLGGGLPIAPVQILWINLLAAIALALPIIKEPKEKGLLLRPPRDPKERITDPPFLRKVGVVSLFTTLTGFFMYFFAINSWVGDPEVLMKAQTAVFTTVMIVHICYLFTARSISESAFSFSPVSNKWVLIGVALTLFLQFTVIYAPPVIGINPLGTAPLPAEYWLTMFAIALPIFFIIELEKYLTKRFGKTRV, from the coding sequence ATGGGTGGTGAGAGAGGGGAGTTCGCGGTGTCACACGATAAGAGCTGGTATCAGCAGACGGTCGAGCAGGTTTTTGAGCAACTAGCAGCGAATCCCGAGGGGCTTACAGCCGCTGAGGCGCAGGCACGGCTCCAGCAGTACGGGTATAACGAATTGCCCATCAAGAAACGCAGCTCGTTCACCAAGTTCATTTTGCAGTTCCACAACTCGCTTATCTACGTACTGCTCGCTGCTGCGCTCACCACCACCTTCCTCGATATGCTGATGGACACCGTGGTCATCCTTGCAGTCGTCTTCGCCAATACGATCATCGGCTTCATTCAGGAGAAGAAAGCAGATGCAGCCGCTGAGGCGCTCAGGAAGTTGATGTCGCTCGAATGCAGGGTGATCCGCGGCCGCAGGGAAATGCGCATTCCTGCACGCGAGTTGGTGCCGGGCGATATCGTGCTGCTCGAGGAGGGAGATAAAGTCCCCGCGGATCTCCGGCTCTTCCGCTCCAAAAACCTCTATGCAGACGAAGCGACGCTCACCGGCGAGTCCGTTCCCGTCTCGAAAACCACCGAACCCATCGCCCGGCCAGGTCTACCACCCGCGGATCAGCGCTGCATGGCCTTCAGCAGCACGTTCATCACCCGCGGCTCGGGACGGGGGATTGTCGTGGGTACCGGTAAGGATGCTGAGATCGGTCGTATCGCGGAATTGACACAGGAGACCGAAGAGTTGGCCACGCCACTCACCCGCAAGATGGCGCACTTCACCCGCTTGCTGGTCATCACCATCCTCACCATTGCCGCGCTCAACTTCATACTGGCCGTCATCTTCGGGTTCCCGCCCGTCTATTCCTTCCTCGCCTCCGTATCGCTCGCGGTCGCCGCCATTCCCGAGGGTTTACCCGCTATTCTCACGATCACGCTGGCCTTCGGCGCTATGACCATGGCACGCCGGCACGCGCTCGTCAAGAACCTGCCCGCAGCCGAGACACTCGGCGTTACCACCGTCATATGCTCTGATAAGACCGGCACACTCACCCGGAACCAGATGACGGTCTCCCGCATCTACGCCGGGGGAGGGCGGTTCAGCGTAACGGGTAGTGGCTACGAGCCTAAAGGCGAGTTCTTGTGCGAAGATTGTACCATTGAGCCCAAAAAAGGGCATGATGAGTTACGCGAAACCCTGAAAGCAGGCTACCTCTGCAATAATGCCGGGCTCGAGTATGACCGCGAAACCAAGCGGTACAGTATCATCGGCGATCCCACCGAAGGCGCCCTGGTCGTCTCAGCGCGGAAAGCTGGACTCGCCACGGAGCGTGCGAAACTGGACGAGATACCCTTCTCATCCGAGCAGCAGTACATGGCCACCTTGCAGGAAGGCACTGACGGTAACCACATCTACGTCAAAGGCGCGCCAGAACGGATCCTCGCCATGTGCGAGAATCAACTGATCGAGGATAGGGAGCGGCCGCTGCGTCGTGATGAAATAGCGCGTGCGGCTGAGGAGTTCGCCGGCAACGCCTTGCGCGTTCTGGGCATGGCGTATAAACGCGTGCCGCGAGAGAAGAAGGTGCTCGAGCCTCAGGACGTGACGGGACTGACCTTCCTCGGACTTCAGGGGATGAGTGATCCACCTCGGGATGAGGTCATCGATGCCGTGGCCGCATGCAAACGCGCGGGCATTCGCGTCGTTATGATCACCGGTGACCATGCGCAGACCGCGAAAGCGATTGCGCAGCAGATCGGCATCGCCACCGAATCAGATCGCGTCTTGACCGGTGCAGAGCTCGAGCGAATAAGCGATGATGAGCTCTTCGAGCTCGTGGGTTCCGTCTCCATCTATGCCAGGGCCGCGCCCGAGCACAAGTTCCGGATCACCCGGCAGTTGCAGCTGCTTGGCCATATCACCGCCGTCACCGGCGATGGCGTCAACGATGCGCCCGCGCTCAAAGCTGCGGACATCGGGATCGCCATGGGTATCAGCGGTACTGAAGTGAGCAAGGGCGCGGCCGACATCATTCTCACCGACGATAACTTCGCCAGCATCGTGGCCGCCGTCGAAGAGGGCCGATACGTTTACGACAACATCCGGAAGGTTATTCTGTACTTGCTGCCCACCAATGGCGGCCAGGCACTCCTGATCCTGGGCGCCATTCTGCTTGCGCCATTCATTGCCATCTTCAATCCGCACCTCGGCGGGGGTCTCCCGATCGCGCCCGTTCAGATCCTCTGGATCAATCTCCTCGCTGCCATCGCGCTCGCGCTCCCGATAATCAAGGAGCCAAAGGAGAAAGGATTGCTCCTCCGGCCACCACGCGACCCCAAAGAGCGGATCACCGATCCACCGTTCCTTCGGAAAGTCGGGGTCGTCTCGCTCTTCACGACCCTTACCGGTTTCTTCATGTACTTCTTTGCGATCAATAGCTGGGTCGGCGACCCTGAGGTGCTGATGAAGGCTCAGACCGCAGTCTTCACCACCGTCATGATCGTCCATATCTGCTATCTCTTTACCGCTCGCTCGATCTCGGAATCCGCGTTCTCCTTCAGCCCCGTCTCCAACAAGTGGGTGCTCATCGGCGTCGCACTCACGCTCTTTCTACAGTTCACGGTCATTTATGCACCACCTGTCATCGGCATCAACCCTCTGGGCACCGCACCGCTGCCCGCTGAATACTGGCTCACTATGTTCGCGATCGCGCTCCCCATCTTCTTTATCATCGAGCTCGAGAAGTACCTGACAAAGCGGTTTGGAAAAACGCGTGTATAG
- a CDS encoding isoprenylcysteine carboxylmethyltransferase family protein, which yields MVNNNGTTTEFSQYLKIVVKGFFALLIIIAIIFILAGRLSYWQGWVFSIVTVLLVTAQLLVFAGKTELARERFKPGPGTKWWDKLLLALYGPLFFAIVIIACLDAGRFRWSPELPLAVYITSYLGYGYSIYLYSWAMWVNQWFSSTVRIQTDRDQQVVQDGPYRYVRHPGYVAGILMALSTAVALGSLWALVPAALVVLLLIIRTALEDRTLQNELPGYAEYAHTVRYRLIPGLW from the coding sequence ATGGTAAATAATAACGGCACCACTACGGAATTCTCCCAATATCTTAAAATCGTCGTTAAGGGCTTCTTCGCGCTCCTGATCATCATCGCCATTATCTTTATCCTGGCGGGTCGGCTCAGCTACTGGCAGGGCTGGGTATTCAGCATCGTGACGGTGCTGCTCGTGACGGCTCAACTCCTCGTGTTCGCTGGAAAAACCGAGCTCGCCCGGGAACGGTTCAAACCCGGGCCCGGCACGAAATGGTGGGACAAGCTCCTCCTGGCGCTCTACGGCCCGCTCTTCTTCGCCATCGTTATTATCGCCTGCCTGGACGCCGGACGATTTCGGTGGTCACCTGAATTGCCTCTGGCTGTTTATATAACGAGCTATCTCGGGTACGGCTATTCGATTTATCTCTATTCCTGGGCGATGTGGGTGAACCAGTGGTTCTCCAGCACGGTCCGTATCCAGACTGATCGAGACCAGCAAGTGGTACAGGATGGCCCCTATCGGTACGTTCGGCATCCGGGCTACGTCGCCGGTATTCTTATGGCACTGAGTACCGCCGTGGCGCTGGGCTCACTCTGGGCACTGGTTCCCGCTGCACTCGTCGTCCTGTTGCTCATTATCCGCACCGCCCTGGAAGACCGTACGCTTCAAAACGAGCTGCCGGGCTATGCTGAGTATGCTCATACCGTACGATACCGGCTAATACCAGGACTCTGGTAG
- a CDS encoding flavin reductase family protein, which produces MSVYREVHTEYTISIPPQLQFSRSDSPGSSASIKDLNMNIDVEYLEYLWPMRHYLITCGDVKEEANIIAVSFCMPVSKTPPLIACAIGRSAHSLNLIERTQEFIVNVPTRVLEPKVYYCGYHSGAHVDKFKATGLTPLPARQVKAPIIAECVAWMECTVQQEVETGDKNLFVGEVLEAYADDTVVHRKHTVEYAQGEFPRKIYGTRFV; this is translated from the coding sequence ATGAGTGTATATAGAGAAGTACATACGGAGTACACAATATCTATCCCTCCACAGTTACAATTCAGCAGGTCGGATTCCCCGGGAAGCAGTGCCAGTATAAAAGACCTGAACATGAATATCGACGTCGAATATCTGGAGTATTTATGGCCGATGCGGCACTATCTGATCACCTGCGGCGACGTTAAAGAAGAAGCGAACATCATCGCGGTTAGCTTCTGCATGCCCGTCTCCAAAACGCCACCGCTCATCGCCTGCGCTATCGGCCGAAGCGCCCATTCACTGAACCTCATCGAGCGCACGCAGGAATTTATCGTGAACGTGCCGACCAGAGTGCTCGAGCCGAAGGTCTACTACTGCGGGTATCATTCCGGCGCGCACGTCGATAAATTCAAAGCTACTGGCTTGACACCGCTGCCCGCACGACAGGTAAAAGCGCCCATCATCGCTGAGTGCGTCGCGTGGATGGAATGCACCGTGCAGCAAGAGGTAGAAACCGGTGATAAGAACCTGTTCGTTGGTGAAGTGCTCGAAGCGTACGCAGATGACACGGTGGTGCACAGAAAACATACAGTCGAGTACGCGCAGGGCGAGTTCCCCCGAAAGATCTACGGGACACGGTTTGTATAG
- a CDS encoding HNH endonuclease — MPFSERIKQEARKKAAFQCCICKRSGLSLEVHHIIPESPDGPSDIENAIVLCSSCHAIYGANPEKRKMMKQCRDDWYDKVDRMYGQQAIDIFSSAFEIHEQQLSNLSSEVNDLKTRLREYMNQSINEMEITPETVLVTVSEFINASTLYQPKSDRCVKCGYMLRKTDLYCPHCGEPTSL; from the coding sequence ATGCCATTTTCAGAACGGATAAAACAAGAAGCTAGAAAGAAAGCAGCTTTTCAGTGCTGCATTTGCAAAAGATCCGGTTTGAGTTTAGAAGTGCATCACATTATTCCCGAAAGTCCAGATGGCCCTTCAGACATAGAAAACGCAATAGTTTTATGTTCGAGTTGCCACGCAATTTATGGAGCAAATCCAGAAAAGCGAAAAATGATGAAACAGTGTAGGGATGATTGGTATGATAAGGTTGATAGAATGTACGGACAACAAGCAATTGATATATTTTCCTCAGCTTTTGAAATTCATGAGCAACAACTATCTAATTTATCTTCTGAAGTAAATGATTTAAAGACTCGTTTACGAGAATATATGAATCAGTCGATTAATGAAATGGAAATCACCCCAGAGACAGTTCTGGTCACAGTATCAGAGTTCATCAACGCATCAACATTATATCAACCTAAATCAGATCGTTGTGTAAAATGCGGCTATATGTTAAGAAAAACTGATTTATACTGCCCCCATTGCGGGGAACCTACGTCATTATAA
- a CDS encoding ABC transporter permease produces MIWKVLAITRKDIQLYYYKGPVIVFGVLFPLFLFFAFSIGRNLPAAFLIPGLTAMTLFFTATSVSPVVMPWETQMRTLERLISCPITMRTLILGDILASFIFGVCISAVPVAVGVALGVGVQSPVILLAAIFLAAFCFSSLGSLFSSPPTSLVSNIVMLSTFVKFPVIFISGIFIPIEQMPGWGVAVASLSPLTYFTDLARFALQGVAYYPLTVDFAALLSFSALFLILAVKLHERALPKRF; encoded by the coding sequence ATGATCTGGAAGGTCCTGGCGATCACCAGGAAGGACATCCAGCTCTACTACTATAAAGGGCCCGTGATCGTCTTCGGGGTATTGTTCCCCCTCTTTCTCTTCTTCGCCTTCTCCATCGGTCGCAACTTACCCGCGGCGTTCCTCATTCCCGGGCTCACGGCCATGACCCTCTTCTTCACGGCGACCTCGGTCTCGCCGGTGGTCATGCCGTGGGAGACGCAAATGCGAACGCTTGAGCGGCTCATCTCCTGTCCCATCACGATGCGAACGCTGATCCTGGGCGATATCCTCGCCAGTTTCATATTCGGCGTCTGCATCTCCGCCGTGCCCGTTGCTGTGGGCGTTGCGCTGGGTGTCGGCGTTCAGAGTCCGGTCATTTTACTCGCGGCGATCTTTCTGGCCGCGTTCTGCTTCTCCTCGCTCGGCTCGCTCTTCTCCAGCCCGCCGACGAGTTTAGTCTCCAACATCGTGATGCTCTCCACCTTTGTGAAGTTCCCCGTGATCTTCATCAGCGGCATCTTTATCCCGATCGAGCAGATGCCGGGCTGGGGTGTCGCGGTGGCCTCACTCTCACCACTAACCTATTTCACCGATCTGGCACGGTTCGCCCTGCAGGGCGTGGCCTATTATCCGCTCACGGTGGATTTCGCGGCCTTGCTCAGCTTTTCCGCACTCTTCCTCATCCTCGCGGTGAAGTTGCATGAACGCGCATTGCCGAAACGATTTTGA
- a CDS encoding PH domain-containing protein, with amino-acid sequence MNSSFAVTLDEEFRPASQLRTLYYIYLLLGVLIGVLPWFVPLVLYMPQVSDNVRLFIIFLLLLPLLVVLGFIGYWIYRYYGTIRYKLTNDEVEWRRGVWFQQSGIAPYNRITNIDTIQGPISRMLGIAALRIHTAGYSAQQAQAEIRMNGIEHFEPLRALIMAYIKKKKPTAVETYAAEEIEAPTGTGAIVQELVRIRELLERSERK; translated from the coding sequence ATGAACTCCAGCTTTGCTGTCACGCTCGACGAGGAATTCAGGCCAGCATCGCAGTTGCGAACACTCTACTACATCTATCTGCTCCTCGGCGTCCTCATTGGTGTGCTGCCCTGGTTCGTCCCGCTCGTGCTCTACATGCCACAAGTATCGGATAATGTGCGCTTATTCATCATCTTCTTGCTTTTGCTCCCGCTGCTCGTCGTGCTCGGCTTTATCGGTTACTGGATTTACCGGTATTACGGGACGATCAGGTACAAACTGACGAATGATGAAGTGGAATGGCGGCGGGGCGTGTGGTTCCAGCAGTCGGGGATCGCGCCGTACAACCGGATCACCAATATCGACACGATCCAGGGCCCGATCTCGAGGATGCTCGGCATCGCGGCGCTTCGCATTCATACCGCGGGCTATTCAGCACAGCAGGCCCAGGCTGAGATCAGGATGAACGGGATCGAGCACTTTGAGCCGCTGCGGGCGCTCATCATGGCGTACATCAAAAAGAAGAAACCCACGGCCGTGGAGACCTACGCAGCCGAGGAGATAGAAGCACCAACGGGCACCGGGGCGATCGTCCAGGAACTGGTGCGAATACGGGAGCTGCTCGAGCGCTCCGAGCGTAAATGA
- a CDS encoding DUF2213 domain-containing protein, with protein MALEEEAELDALLQALARPGADGEYPLPEEKPIKYTNVDVVVLPHGYKSEYPKPEQKDEDATAENDSIAQFTDSFALKLDEATEEDGTLRVPATIAHSKHVYGYNDGAIKAVKPFSELEAAARFANGIPVTRDHPKAGIVTMRDQVLGFLRDPRAESDVLTGILEISDKDLIADIKAEKLSDVSPGYFCTLDTSDEARGSLGDGKEYNAVQREIFLNHVAVCAEGRCSSRDGCGLNIVPTTTTESAEQPAEQPDQSATVSQLQEAKDAVARLKRERAEAAAQRDEAVAQRDALQQKLAELVQAEKDALVAELTTLQDTKTESDLQALDLDALTKELDMVKGLRTARLAAPRSEVKGRARIDEVYGKIGGTG; from the coding sequence ATGGCTCTTGAAGAAGAAGCCGAACTCGATGCACTCTTGCAGGCCTTAGCCCGGCCCGGAGCGGATGGCGAATACCCGCTGCCCGAAGAGAAGCCGATCAAGTATACGAACGTTGACGTCGTTGTGCTTCCGCACGGCTACAAATCAGAGTATCCGAAGCCCGAGCAGAAAGACGAGGACGCTACGGCGGAGAACGATTCAATCGCGCAGTTCACCGACTCGTTCGCGCTGAAACTCGACGAGGCGACCGAAGAAGACGGGACGCTCCGCGTGCCCGCAACCATCGCGCATTCCAAGCACGTCTATGGCTACAACGACGGCGCGATCAAAGCGGTGAAGCCGTTCAGCGAGCTCGAAGCCGCCGCGCGGTTCGCTAACGGCATACCGGTCACGCGCGACCATCCGAAGGCGGGGATCGTGACCATGCGCGACCAGGTGCTCGGATTCCTGCGCGATCCGCGTGCAGAAAGCGACGTGCTCACCGGCATACTCGAAATATCAGACAAAGATCTGATCGCGGACATCAAGGCAGAGAAGCTCAGCGACGTCTCGCCCGGGTACTTCTGCACGCTCGATACGAGCGACGAAGCGCGCGGATCGCTCGGCGACGGCAAGGAATACAACGCGGTACAGCGCGAGATCTTCCTCAATCACGTCGCAGTCTGCGCGGAAGGCCGGTGCTCGTCGCGGGACGGCTGCGGGCTCAATATCGTGCCCACCACCACAACCGAAAGCGCAGAGCAACCTGCAGAACAGCCCGATCAGTCCGCTACAGTCTCGCAGCTCCAGGAAGCGAAGGACGCGGTCGCGCGGTTGAAGCGCGAGCGCGCGGAAGCAGCGGCGCAGCGTGACGAAGCGGTCGCGCAGCGTGACGCATTGCAGCAGAAGCTCGCCGAGCTCGTGCAAGCGGAGAAGGACGCGCTCGTTGCAGAGCTCACCACGCTGCAGGACACGAAGACTGAATCAGATCTGCAGGCGCTCGATCTTGACGCGCTAACGAAAGAGCTCGATATGGTCAAAGGCCTGCGCACTGCGCGGTTAGCCGCGCCACGGAGCGAAGTTAAGGGCAGAGCACGCATCGATGAGGTGTATGGAAAGATAGGAGGTACAGGATAG
- a CDS encoding ATP-binding cassette domain-containing protein, with amino-acid sequence MDAIEVTDLSKRYNGLTAVDRVTFTVQSGEVFGFLGPNGAGKTTTVRMLTGVIKPDAGEARVLGHDLQKDTAKAKAVQSVVPETANAYVDLTAWGNLMLIASLYGIPRHDAAQRAATLLSEFELYERRASKAKSFSKGMKQRLMLAMALVSDPAVLFLDEPTSGLDVQSARSIRQKILKLRDEGRTVFLTSHNMQEVSLLCDRVGIINHGKLVALESPEMLRRRLGGTVAVECSFDRPLSSPLPGAERVGDAYRMYTTDPHEVISAIVDFATRNGLKLLSVNVQTPSLEDVFVKLTGGASE; translated from the coding sequence ATGGACGCAATCGAAGTAACGGACCTAAGCAAGAGGTATAACGGGCTCACGGCAGTTGACCGTGTGACCTTCACCGTGCAGAGCGGCGAGGTTTTCGGCTTCCTTGGCCCGAATGGCGCGGGAAAGACAACGACGGTACGCATGCTCACCGGCGTGATCAAGCCTGACGCCGGCGAGGCGCGGGTGCTGGGGCATGATCTCCAGAAGGATACCGCGAAGGCCAAGGCCGTTCAGAGCGTTGTCCCCGAGACGGCGAATGCCTATGTGGATCTGACGGCGTGGGGTAACCTCATGCTCATCGCTTCGTTATACGGCATCCCCCGGCATGACGCGGCGCAGCGAGCAGCCACGCTGCTCAGTGAATTCGAGCTCTATGAGCGGCGCGCGAGCAAGGCGAAGAGCTTCTCGAAGGGTATGAAGCAGCGGCTCATGCTCGCTATGGCGCTCGTGAGCGATCCTGCAGTGCTCTTTCTGGACGAGCCGACGAGCGGCCTCGATGTCCAGAGCGCGAGATCGATCAGGCAGAAGATACTGAAGCTCCGGGATGAAGGGCGGACCGTCTTCCTCACGTCCCATAACATGCAGGAGGTGAGCCTGCTCTGCGATCGTGTGGGGATCATCAACCACGGCAAGCTGGTTGCCCTTGAAAGTCCTGAGATGTTGCGGCGCCGGCTCGGTGGTACGGTAGCCGTGGAGTGCAGCTTTGACCGACCACTCAGCAGCCCCTTACCTGGTGCCGAGCGTGTGGGTGACGCTTACCGGATGTATACCACGGACCCGCACGAAGTGATCAGCGCGATCGTGGACTTCGCCACGCGTAATGGGTTGAAGCTCCTCAGTGTAAACGTGCAAACACCCTCGCTGGAGGACGTCTTTGTGAAGCTAACAGGAGGTGCATCGGAATGA
- a CDS encoding ArsR family transcriptional regulator, with the protein MKRVCRGNEGQGERLRTLLRALHCSTRWVIIECIGDGAKSTKEIQECLREHEEDMTAPCLYYHLAELKKAGILAVSGYKEEGGGAPEKVWSLKSRRIVIDLLEGADGRNRSNGPKQEV; encoded by the coding sequence ATGAAGCGTGTGTGCCGTGGCAACGAGGGTCAGGGTGAGCGATTGCGTACGCTTCTGCGGGCTCTGCATTGCTCCACACGGTGGGTGATCATCGAGTGCATTGGCGACGGTGCAAAGAGCACGAAGGAGATACAGGAGTGCTTACGGGAACATGAGGAAGACATGACGGCGCCCTGCCTGTATTACCATCTCGCGGAACTGAAGAAAGCGGGTATACTTGCGGTTTCAGGATACAAGGAGGAAGGCGGCGGCGCTCCTGAGAAGGTCTGGAGCTTGAAATCACGTCGTATCGTGATAGACCTGCTGGAGGGGGCAGATGGACGCAATCGAAGTAACGGACCTAAGCAAGAGGTATAA
- a CDS encoding formylglycine-generating enzyme family protein: MNRKCGRCILAVVAILVATLFVPGCVEEAPSATYTNSIGMEFVLIPAGAFEIGSPMNEAGRDDDEGSLHRVAFQHAFYMGAYEVTQAQWRAVMGSDPASFFASDDNLPVEMVSWEDVQEFITKLNAKEGTDTYRLPSEAEWEYACRAGTTTRYSSGDSAVELDEYAWYADNSGTETHPVGEKKPNPWGLYDLHGNVWEWVQDLYHEGYNGAPTDGSAWEGESSSLRVYRGGSWRTVAAYCRSASRGCASPTIHCDDIGFRIVRAV; this comes from the coding sequence ATGAACAGGAAATGTGGACGGTGCATTCTTGCGGTGGTAGCCATTCTTGTTGCTACGCTGTTTGTTCCGGGCTGCGTGGAGGAAGCTCCGTCCGCTACGTACACCAATTCCATCGGTATGGAGTTCGTACTGATCCCCGCAGGCGCGTTTGAGATAGGCTCGCCCATGAACGAAGCGGGTAGAGACGATGACGAAGGTTCCCTCCACCGGGTAGCGTTTCAGCATGCGTTCTACATGGGTGCTTATGAAGTTACGCAGGCGCAATGGCGTGCGGTGATGGGCTCAGATCCCGCGTCGTTCTTCGCGAGTGACGACAACCTGCCGGTTGAGATGGTCTCGTGGGAAGACGTGCAGGAGTTCATAACGAAGCTCAACGCGAAAGAAGGCACGGATACGTACCGGCTGCCCTCAGAGGCCGAATGGGAATACGCCTGCCGCGCGGGCACCACCACACGCTATTCGTCCGGCGATTCTGCTGTAGAACTCGACGAGTACGCGTGGTACGCTGATAATTCAGGCACTGAAACGCATCCGGTGGGTGAGAAAAAGCCGAACCCCTGGGGGCTTTATGATCTGCACGGCAACGTCTGGGAATGGGTGCAGGATCTTTACCATGAAGGCTATAACGGCGCGCCGACCGACGGTAGCGCCTGGGAGGGTGAATCCAGCTCGCTTCGGGTTTACCGTGGCGGTAGCTGGCGCACCGTCGCTGCTTACTGCCGTTCCGCGTCCCGCGGCTGCGCCAGCCCGACCATCCACTGCGACGACATAGGCTTTCGCATCGTGCGCGCGGTGTAA
- a CDS encoding alpha/beta hydrolase translates to MQPEKVQLTYKGSKVQIAYSLRRTQGVAVVFLHGLGCSKRDFQAAFEYPALTEYTLLTFDLPGCGDSPYPETLALDIDDLVEITHLVLSALQVKEIILVGHSMGGLVALLYTERFRNNVRGFINVEGNLSAEDCFFSRRVAQSDFSGFTRTVFTELKDRMKHAENSGFREYAADLEKADKKAYYDYSPSLVEYSDTGELLDRYCALDVPKLFIYGAENRSLSYLPRLTERGCALGEIPASNHFPFHDNPTAFYHAIVSFLNAGLDTV, encoded by the coding sequence ATGCAACCTGAAAAAGTACAGCTGACGTATAAAGGGTCTAAAGTGCAGATCGCCTATTCGCTTCGCCGCACTCAAGGAGTGGCAGTGGTATTCCTCCACGGTCTCGGCTGCTCGAAGCGCGACTTTCAGGCGGCCTTCGAATACCCGGCGTTGACTGAATACACGCTCCTCACCTTCGATTTACCCGGCTGTGGCGATTCACCCTACCCGGAAACCCTAGCACTGGACATTGACGACCTGGTCGAGATCACGCACCTGGTGCTCTCCGCGCTGCAGGTAAAAGAAATCATACTCGTCGGCCACAGTATGGGTGGGCTCGTCGCGCTCCTTTACACAGAACGCTTTCGTAACAACGTACGGGGCTTCATCAACGTCGAGGGTAACCTATCTGCCGAAGATTGCTTCTTCTCGCGGCGCGTCGCGCAATCCGACTTCTCCGGGTTCACCCGCACCGTATTCACGGAACTCAAGGACCGCATGAAGCACGCGGAGAACAGCGGCTTTCGGGAGTACGCGGCGGACCTGGAAAAAGCCGATAAAAAGGCGTACTATGACTACAGCCCCTCGCTCGTCGAGTATTCAGATACCGGTGAGCTCCTGGATCGGTACTGCGCACTGGATGTCCCGAAGCTCTTTATCTACGGCGCTGAGAATCGGTCGCTATCCTACCTGCCCCGGTTGACTGAACGCGGCTGCGCGCTCGGGGAGATCCCCGCAAGCAATCACTTCCCGTTTCACGATAACCCCACGGCCTTTTACCATGCCATTGTATCATTTCTTAATGCCGGCCTCGACACGGTGTAA